In the genome of Aedes aegypti strain LVP_AGWG chromosome 2, AaegL5.0 Primary Assembly, whole genome shotgun sequence, the window AGCTATTATGAAACAACAGTCTGGCTACATACGGATTTGGCTCGTTCAGTGGACTGCTATTCGACCAACTGTCGAGGTTGCCGGTATGAGATCTTCAGTTTCGTTGCCGGTTTTCATCAGTAAAGCACTCGTAGAGAAGTGTCACATCGTTCTTCGTCCAGAAGATTGAAATTTGCCGAAATGGACACGCTCTCGATCCGGAACCAACGTCTTCAAAGGCTGCCAGTTTGACCAGTAGATTTGTTAGCAtcgttattatttattttatcataTTAGACGGTTGAAAACTATTAATGATTCCTGAAAAGCCATCTATTAGAGGGTTGGTGGTGTATTAAACGGTGGGTTTTGAGTTTAGCGTTATCTACTGGCCAATTCGATGATGTTCCTCCACACGGTAATCGGGACATACAAACCTTACGATTGCCCCAAAATGGTATCGTAGCATTCTGACACTTTCACTTGCCAGTGTTAAAGTTTAAAACCATCTATTAACAGTTTGATGTTGTATTAAGTTCAGGTGATCGCGCTGATCACCCGCCAAGGGCCACTTTTAACTGGTAGTTTGTGTATTAGGTGTTGGTGTGTTTTGAACCCACGATCCCAGCGATACGGTAAACTATTCCCACCAACACAATCGCTTTCGAGGAGGCGGACATTAGAGACATTAGCTGAAGTGCTAGTCCCAGCGGTACAGGAGACAGTAGTAGGTATAGTAGAAGAATTGGTTCTATTTACATCTTGCATGAACTTCTTGCACACGGGCCGGATCTCCTTACTGAGGGTGGCGGAGAACATCATCACTTGTTTGCCGTGAGGTGTGTTGCGGAAAATTTCCTGCACATCGCGACGCATATCTGGAACGAATAGAATAAAACAACTGGTTAGTGCTTGCGATAATTTTAACTATGCACAGCGATGTCAATAAATTGAAATCAGAATTCAATTGATAAATCAATCACTAGAAAGACTCAGAtgtccctatctactaaatagTATCGGTTTTCATCATAAACATGTACCTTCACCCAACAGTTATTGATCAATTAGTTTAGGAGCCAAACCCAAACGGGGTTGGATCGGATTGACAATTTGAATGCCTCATATAATCGTGAACCACGCCAATGAACAGACAAAAGTATGTGTTTCGTCAACATGTATGTTTTGTGCAAAATATTCGGTTTAGTTTTAAACACGaaagtgatccataactgtaCGGGCATGGTCATCAATTTTCAGAAGCAAACGGAAATATGAACTTACCTAGTTGTTCAAGCATTTTGTCGCACTCGTCGAGAATGAAATGCTTCAGGTGTTTCAGGTTCAGCTTTTTGTTGCGGATGAGGGCCAAAACGCGTCCCGGCGTTCCGACGATGATGTGCGGGTTGGTCGATTTCAGGACCTCCTCGTCCTTCTGGATCGGCAGACCACCGAAGAACACGGCCACCTTGATGTTTGGCATGTACTTCGAGAACCGTTCGTACTCCTTGCTGATCTGGAAGGCCAACTCGCGAGTGTGGCACATAACCAGCACGTACGGAACGTTTTCCGTGGGTTCCAACTGCTGAAGGGTGGCCAACACGAATACCGCCGTCTTTCCCATACCGGACTTGGCCTGGCAGAGGATATCCATTCCTAGCACAGCTTGCGGAATACATTCGTGTTGTACTGTGAATAGAAGACGAGGAAGACGTCGTTACTAATGCGCTCATTATCTTACACACAGAGTAAAAATAtggattttttacggcgactcAAATTCAAATTCGTAGAAGGTATTGTTTTCACATCAAATAGGTAAAAAACTATAATATTACTATAATATATAGAAATTCAGATTACTTTATCAATAGTGCAGATAATAGGCGTAATCTATTgttcgggaatcgaacccagacaccttcagtatggctttgctttgtagccgtggactcgaACCACTCGGCTGAGGGAAGGCCCACATCGGTATCCTATAATAGCTTTTTTACCAGCTTGACGTGAATACTATACCCTGTACGTATAAAATTATAAGTCACTATGGCTTCAGtaacaaaaatcacaaatcagtcaTCCGGTTTGATCAGAtgtccctatctactaaatagTGTGATTTATCATCATTTTAATTCAAAGCTGGCAGCACGGGTATAACCTTGTACGCATATTCAAGCTTATCTCTGCCCGTCAGGTGCTGCTTAATACGCATTTCACATCCCTAATTTGAACTACTAACCTTCAGACGGATGCTCAAAACCGCAATCGACGATGGCTCGCAAAATTTCCGGCTTCAGAAGAAAATCCCGGAAACCGGAGCTGTGGATCGAAACGTACGTTCCCTTTACGTCCTTCTTGGGCTGCTCGGCCGGCTCCGTGGTAACCTGCTCGGTCTGATCCTCATCCTCGTAGTCCAAAAGATCGTCATTATCGGCCATTTGAGATGGGACAggtaaaaactgaaaaataaaatcgaacATCAGAAGACATTACGACGCTTATGTCGGGTGGCGGAGCACCACCTAGGGTGGTAACTTTGCCGGGTACAATCATGTCggccattttgaaaaattgctgctTGAGGTTATAGGCAAAACTTTAACACCATTTTTATACATAAATTCAGCTAATTCTTACCAAACTCGATTACTTTCCGAACAAACCGAATCAACACTCCAATAAATTACTTATTTCTGCAAAGATATTTACAATATATTTCCCTAAAATCTCACCTTGTTTGTAGAAGAAAACTGCAACGCGGTCAAACTTGACTGAAGTAGCGGACACGAATGAACGAACGAACACGAAGCACTGCGCGAAAATCGAGTGCGGCGCGATGACAGCTCGAACCAGAGACTAGGATCGGCGGTGATAAATGTTAAGGTATGGTGACACTTAAGTTTGGTTCCAATGCACACtggaaatcaaaaattttcattactATTCGGAACTACGAAGCTGCTGCTGTTTTCctcggttttctgtga includes:
- the LOC5569076 gene encoding ATP-dependent RNA helicase WM6; its protein translation is MADNDDLLDYEDEDQTEQVTTEPAEQPKKDVKGTYVSIHSSGFRDFLLKPEILRAIVDCGFEHPSEVQHECIPQAVLGMDILCQAKSGMGKTAVFVLATLQQLEPTENVPYVLVMCHTRELAFQISKEYERFSKYMPNIKVAVFFGGLPIQKDEEVLKSTNPHIIVGTPGRVLALIRNKKLNLKHLKHFILDECDKMLEQLDMRRDVQEIFRNTPHGKQVMMFSATLSKEIRPVCKKFMQDPMEVYVDDETKLTLHGLQQHYVKLKENEKNKKLFELLDVLEFNQVVIFVKSVQRCMALAQLLTEQNFPAIGIHRGMVQEERLSRYQQFKDFQKRILVATNLFGRGMDIERVNIVFNYDMPEDSDTYLHRVARAGRFGTKGLAITFVSDETDAKILNEVQDRFDVNITELPDEIDLSSYIEGR